The DNA sequence ACCCACACGATACGCACCAGCACCACCGCCGCCGTGACCGCCGCCGCCACTCCCAGGTAGGTGATCAACTCGGCGTGTCCCAGCCGCTGCAGGATCGGCTTGAGCTGGAGGCCCACCAGGATGAATGCCAGCACGTTCAGCACGAAGACGGCGACTTCCCAGACCGCGTACGAGGGAATCCGGAGCCGGGCCGGGAACTGGTCGGGCGCCGTACGGGCCACCAGGATCGCGTAGACCACCATCGTGATGATGCCGGAGAGCCCGAGCCCCTCGGCGATCATCCACACGGCGAAGGTGGACACGAACTGCGAGATGACGGCCGTGGACAGGTCGTCGATCCGGGAGTTGAGGAAGAGCGAGGCCCGACAGAGCACCGCCGCCAGCAGGATGCTGCCGGCGGTCACCACCGCCAGCATCGGGATGGCGCTCCATCCGGAGAAGGTGCCGGTGAGCGCTGCCGCCACCGCCAGCCGGTAGGTCAGGAGCGCGGTCGCATCGTTGAACAGGCTTTCGCCCTCGAGAATCACGAAGACGTTGTGCGGCGCCCGGAGCTGGCGGAGCACGGCGGTGGCCGCGGCGGCATCGGGCGGCGCCACGATGGCGCCGAGCGCGATCGCGGCTGGCCAGGAGAGCTCCGGAACCATCCACCGCGCTACCACCGCCACCGCCACCACCGTGAGTCCCACCGCGACCAGCGCGAGGCCGGTCACCGCCCGCCAATTCTGTTTGAGGTCGCGCGGGGAGGAGTCGAAAGCGGCGTCGAGCAGCACCGGGGCCACGAACAGGGTCAGGGCCAGCCGGGGATCCAGCATCACGCTGGGCACGTTGGGCAGCAGCGCGAGCACCGCGCCCGCCAGCGCCAGCAGCGCGGGGTAGGGCGCGTTCATCCGGCGGGCGAACGCCGCGAGGACGGCGCCGACTAGAAGCAAGGTGATGACCAGCTCGAAGACGGGCATGAGACCCGAGTGGATGCGTCGGGGTACGATAGCAGGGAGGCGGGAAACGCGGGAAGAGGGCCCGCGGCCCGCGGTCAGCGCGGGCGCGCCGCCTGGAACTCCTGGGTCATCCGGTGCCGGGCGGTTCCGGGCAAGAGGAGCGCGCCGAGAAAGGTGACCGTCGCCGCCAGCGCGAGATAGATCCCGGGCGCCAGGTTCACCTGGGTGCGCGCCACCAGCCAGGCGGCGATCATCGGCGTGGTCCCGCCAAGCAGGGCGAGCGACACGTTGTATCCCACGGACAGCACGGTACAGCGGACCCGCCAGGGCGCCAGCTCCGCCATGGCGGCCGGAAGCACAGCGCCGGTCGTGCCGACCAGCAGGGCGAGCCCCATCTGACCTCCGAGAATGGCCAGCGGAGTGCCGTGGGCCATCAGTGCCATGAGCGGCCAGGCCAGCAGTGCGAGTCCTCCCGCCGCCCAGGCCAGCACGACGCGCCGTCCCAGACGGTCACTCGCGAGCCCGGCCACCGGAGTGATCACCAGCAGCAGCATCATGGCGATCGTGTTGAGCTCGAACGCCCTGATGGCCGGCACCTGGGCCACCTGCTGGAGCCAGATGGCGGAATAGACGAACGTGGTGTAGAACCCGACGCTGATCCCCGCCGTCAGGGCCACCAGGTGCGCCATCGTCCGCCAGTGCGCGCGCAATGCCTCGCTCAGCGGGGACTTGGCTGGCGCCTGCTGGGGCACCCGTTCGACGTAGTGCCGCCGGATCGCCAGGCCGCCGAGCCCGACCAAGAGCCCCACCAGAAACGGGATCCGCCAGCCGTAGTCATTCACCGCCTCGGGCGACATGCTCGCGTTCACCAGCCAGCCCGCCGCCGAGCCGAGCAGAGTCCCGGACGCCGCGCCGAACGGCCCCCAGCTCCCCATCCAGCCACGGTGGCCCGGCGCCGAGCCCTCCACCAGAAACACCGCGGACGCCATGTACTCGCCGCCGACCGACACCCCCTGGAGCATGCGAAATAGCACCAGCAGGATGGGCGCCGCCAGACCGATCGTCGCCGCGCCGGGCAGGAGCCCGATGAAGAATGAGGGGAACGCCATGGCGAGCACCGACCCGACCAGCGCCTCCTTGCGGCCGAAGCGGTCCCCGATCCAGCCGAACAGCGCCCCGCCCACCGGCCGCATGAGGAAGCCGGCCGCGAACGTGCCGAACGCTGCCAGCAGCGATGCGGTCGGATTTCCGGCGGGAAAGAAATGGGTGCCGATCTGCCGGGCGAAGAACCCGAAGAGGGCGAAGTCGTACCACTCGAGCATGTTCCCCACCACCCCGGCGATGACGCCCCGGCGCACGCTGGCGGGAGTATGGAACTCCTGGGTGTGGACGAACGCGGGAGTGAGCGGGGTGGCGGTCGCGGTCATGGAGATACCGGGGCTGAGCCTCGCGTCCGCAGTCGCCGCGCAATCCGCTCAGAGCTGACGCGGAGATCGGCCTGGGGAGCCGAGGGGTCTATGAGAGAGTCCGGGAAGGCTCTAGCATACTCATACCCGGAGGGAGGGGCTAGAGCCATGTGGCGGGGATCGTTGGCAGTGCGCCTTGGCACAGTGTGGATCGCCTCGACGGCAGGTGCGGCCGCGGCGCCGGTGTGCGCCTGGGGCCAGCACGCCGCGGACGGCAGGGTGCAGGCCCGGATGGGTCACGTCGACTTCCATATCGATTCGAGCGTGGTGCTGCGGATCCACTCGCTCCGCGGTGCGCTCCTCCGCGCCGCGCCCGAGCACCTGCCCTATCTGGACGACAAGCACTCCTTCATCCTGG is a window from the Gemmatimonadales bacterium genome containing:
- a CDS encoding sodium:proton antiporter — translated: MPVFELVITLLLVGAVLAAFARRMNAPYPALLALAGAVLALLPNVPSVMLDPRLALTLFVAPVLLDAAFDSSPRDLKQNWRAVTGLALVAVGLTVVAVAVVARWMVPELSWPAAIALGAIVAPPDAAAATAVLRQLRAPHNVFVILEGESLFNDATALLTYRLAVAAALTGTFSGWSAIPMLAVVTAGSILLAAVLCRASLFLNSRIDDLSTAVISQFVSTFAVWMIAEGLGLSGIITMVVYAILVARTAPDQFPARLRIPSYAVWEVAVFVLNVLAFILVGLQLKPILQRLGHAELITYLGVAAAVTAAVVLVRIVWVMGYAAVGRWLVRPGSRRYPSFRTATVIAWCGMRGIVTLAAALALPARFPYRDLILFTAFSVVLATLVVQGMTVSPLMRTLRLQDDHTVEREVRLARAETARAGLAAMDGVASGNEMVRLLQQKYQARVDRAESGGAAAPDDGRGADYWGAVRRAQQAERRRLSDLRSRGVIGDDAFHRVEEELDFAEMNAEAMTRGE
- a CDS encoding MFS transporter; this encodes MTATATPLTPAFVHTQEFHTPASVRRGVIAGVVGNMLEWYDFALFGFFARQIGTHFFPAGNPTASLLAAFGTFAAGFLMRPVGGALFGWIGDRFGRKEALVGSVLAMAFPSFFIGLLPGAATIGLAAPILLVLFRMLQGVSVGGEYMASAVFLVEGSAPGHRGWMGSWGPFGAASGTLLGSAAGWLVNASMSPEAVNDYGWRIPFLVGLLVGLGGLAIRRHYVERVPQQAPAKSPLSEALRAHWRTMAHLVALTAGISVGFYTTFVYSAIWLQQVAQVPAIRAFELNTIAMMLLLVITPVAGLASDRLGRRVVLAWAAGGLALLAWPLMALMAHGTPLAILGGQMGLALLVGTTGAVLPAAMAELAPWRVRCTVLSVGYNVSLALLGGTTPMIAAWLVARTQVNLAPGIYLALAATVTFLGALLLPGTARHRMTQEFQAARPR